The sequence below is a genomic window from Pseudorca crassidens isolate mPseCra1 chromosome 20, mPseCra1.hap1, whole genome shotgun sequence.
TCTCTTGCTCCCTCTGCCGTTTGctgttgtgcagtgcacaacctgtatTACTGTATCAGACGGATTTGGATTTATCACATCTGGGTAAACTCTAGACCAACCCATGTTCTTCTTAACATCTACTGggtgtcattattattatcattgtaatATTGAAGTTCTGTGGGACAGGGGAACAGAGAGGCCaccccttcccatccccaccctgctTCTGGATCCTCCGTGTCTTCCCAGGGGCTGCAGAAGATGAGAGACCCTACCTAGCACCCCCAGCCATGAAGTTCAGCCGCAGCCTGTCTGTGCCTGGTTCGGAGGACATCCCGCCGCCGCCCACCACGTCCCCACCAGAGCCCCCCTACAGCACACCTCCAGCCCCCTCTTCCTCCGGCCGCCTCACTCCCTCTCCCCGGGGAGCGCCCTTCAACCCCGGCTCAGGTGTCCCCCACCCCGCCTCGTCACCGTCGTCCTTCGATGGGCCCTGCCCTCCTGAGAGCCGTGTAGGGAGCCGTGAGAAGAGCTTGTACCACGGCGGGGCCCTGCCCCCTGTGCAccacccaccccccccacacCAGCCGCACGCTCCGCTCCCCCAGCCACACCACCACCACGCCCACCCGCCGCATCCCCCGGAGATGGAGACAGGCGGCTCCCTCGATGACCCCCCACCGCGACTGGCTCTggggccccagcccagcctgcgAGGCTGGCGGGGCGGCGGGCCCAGCGCGACCTCGGGGGCTCTGTCCCCGTCGCACCACGGCAGCGGGGGCGGGGTTAGCGGCTCCTCCCAGGCCCCGGCCCTGCGCTACTTCCAGCTGCCTCCCCGGGCGGCCAGCGCGGCCATGTACGTGCCGGCCCGTTCGGGCCGCGGGCGCAAGGGCCCGCTCGTCAAGCAGACCAAAGTCGAAGGCGAGCCCCAGAAGGGCGGCGGCCTCCCGCCCACGCCCTCGCCCACGTCTCCGGCGTCCCCGCAGCCGCCGCCGGCCGCGGCCGCCCCGTCGGAAAAGaactccatccccatccccaccatcATCATCAAGGCTCCATCCACCAGTAGCAGCGGCCGCAGCAGCCAGGGCAGCAGCACCGAGGCGGAGCCCCCGACCCAGCCCGAGAccgcgggcggcggcggagggggcggcggcggcggctcctccGCGCCGAGCCCCGCCCCGGCCATGTCGCCAGTGCCGCCGCCCCCCTCGCCCGTGCCCGCCCCCGCCTCGCCCAGCGGCCCGGCCACCCTCGACTTCACCAGCCAGTTCGGAGCGGCCCTGGTCGGGGCGGCTCGGAGAGAAGGGGGCTGGCAGAACGAAGCCCGCCGGCGGTCTACGCTCTTCCTCTCCACCGACACGGGGGACGAAGAGGGCGGCGAGAGCTCGCTGGGCCCGGGGGCGCCCCCGGGCCCCCGGCTGCGCCACTCCAAATCCATCGATGAAGGCATGTTTTCGGCCGAGCCCTACCTCCGGCTGGAGTCCGCAGGCGCCGGGAGCGGCGGCGGCTACGGGGGCTACGGAGCCGGCAGCCGAGCCTACGGGAGCAGCGGAGGCAGCAGCGCCTTTACCAGCTTCCTGCCGCCGCGCCCCCTGGTCCACCCGCTGACCGGCAAGGCCCTGGACCCAGCCTCCCCGCTCGGGCTGGCCCTGGCCGCCCGAGAGCGGGCGCTGAAGGAGTCCGCGGAGGGCGGTGGGGCCCCCCAGCCCCCTCCGAGGCCCCCGTCGCCCCGCTACGAGGCTCCGCCGCCCACGCCGCACCACCACTCGCCCCACGCCCACCACGAGCCGGTGCTGCGTCTCTGGGGAGCCCCCCCGCCGGACCCGGCGCGCCGGGAGCTGGGCTACCGGGCCGGGCTGGGCAGCCAGGAGAAGTCCCTTCCGGCCAGCCCGCCAGCTGCCCGACGCTCCCTGCTGCACCGCCTGCCGCCCACCGCCCCCGGGGTCgggcccctcctgctgcagctGGGGTCCGAGCCCCCCGCCCCGCACCCCGGGGTGAGCAAACCTTGGAGGTCCGCAGCCCCGGAGGAGCCCGAGCGGCTGCCCCTCCACGTGCGGTTCCTCGAGAACTGCCAGCCCCGGgccggtggggcggggggcagggggcccCCCTCGGAGGACGGGCCGGGGATCCCGCCGCCCAGCCCTCGCCGGTCCGTGCCCCCCTCGCCGACCTCCCCGCGGGGCAGTGACGAGAACGGGCTCCCCCTGCTGGTcctgccgccccccgccccctcgGTGGACGTGGAAGACGGCGAATTTCTCTTTGTGGAACCGCTGCCCCCGCCCCTGGAGTTCTCCAACAGCTTTGAGAAGCCCGAATCGCCCCTCACGCCGGGGCCGCCCCACCCGCTGCCGGACCCACCCACCGCGGCCAGCCCAGCGCCCCCTGCGCCGCCCCCTGCCGTGGCCGCCGCCCCTCCCACGCTGGACTCCACCGCATCCAGCCTGACTTCCTATGACAGCGAGGTGGCCACGCTGACCCAGGCGGGCCCCGCAGCTGCTGGGGATGCGCCTCCGCCGGGCCCAGCAGCCCCAGCCGCcccgcctccccctgccccacagcCTGGCCCAGATCCTCCAGCTGGCACAGATTCTGGTATCGAGGAGGTGGACAGTCGGAGCAGCAGTGACCACCCGCTGGAGACCATCAGCAGCGCGTCCACGCTGAGCAGCCTGTCTGCCGAAGGCGGGGCTGGCGGCGGGGTGGCCAGTGTGGCCAGTGGGCCGGAGCTTCTGGACACGTATGTGGCCTACCTGGACGGCCAGGCCTTCGGGGGCAGCGGTCCTCCTGGCCCACCATACCCGCCGCAGCTCATGACTCCCTCTAAGCTCCGGGGCCGGGCGCTTGGGGCCAGTGGAGGCCTGCGGCCTGGCCCCGGTGGGGGACTCCGAGACCCTGTCACTCCCACCAGCCCCACCGTCTCGGTGACGGGGGCTGGAACCGATGGGCTGCTGGCCCTGAGTGGTTGCTCAGGACCTTCGACGGCAGGTGTGGCCGGCGGTCCAGGGGCTGTAGAGCCAGAAGGCCCACCGGTGCCCTTGCCATCCGCCTCCTCCCTGCCTCGGAAGCTGCTGCCCTGGGAGGAGGGCCCGggtccaccaccaccacccctgcctgggCCCTTAGCCCAGCCTCAGGCCTCAGCCTTGGCCACAGTAAAAGCCAGCATCATCAGTGAACTCAGCTCCAAGCTTCAGCAGTTTGGGGGCTCCTCGGCAGCTGGTGGCGCTCTGCCCTGGGCCCGGGGAGGCGGCGGGGGAAGCGGGGACGGCCACCACGGGGGAGCCAGCTACGTCCCAGAGAGGACTTCCTCCCTGCAGCGGCAGAGGTGAGCCGGGGGCTGGAGGTTGGCAGTGGAGGCCAGAGGGGCTGGCTGTGGGTAGCAGAGACCGTCTTCCACATAGCTGTGTCCCTTTAGGGTCCCAGGTggtagaaagaaaacagaagccgGGCTGGCTTGGAGAAGTTTGCCCTCAAAGAAGCATGCTTTCCCAGCCACTTTAAATTTCCCTTTATCTCAGTAGCTTCTGTGGTCTCCTCCCGTCACCATGACAACCCACATTCCATGATGAACAAAAAGAGTGATCAACAAAGGAGGAGACTGGAGCACAACTTGCCCGATGTCTGTTTCCTTGGTGGGCTGTCAGTTCTGACAATCCCTGAAATCTTCAGGTCCCTCGAGCCCCGTGTTGGTCAAGACAAGATGCTTTAGGGCACGGTCCGTGGTTACAAGTGTGGTCCTGGAGCCAGGCTTTTTTGGATCCTGGTTGCAGCCCCGCACTTTCTAACTGGGTGACCTTAGGCAAAGGAATCCACCTCTCTGTAGAAGAGGGACAGCACAGAACCTTTCTAAAAGGGTTTTTGAGGGcatgagatgggggaggggaggggtctctTACAAAAGCCCAGCAAGTATAGATGGAGAAGTCCAGGAAGATGCAGAAGTTTTCTAAAGCAGCTAGCGAGTTGGAACGGCCACAGAGTTCAAGCCCATTCAAGACCTTCTAATCTTAGGGAAAGCATAGAGTCACATTCCTGATTCAGACACACAGAGCGAGTGGGGAGAGGGGTTTTTTTAATCCTCTTGTTCTGCAGAGCTCACCCTAATTCTCCTCGAGGGTTTGATATCCACATGGTGATATTCTGAGGTGGTTTTTGAGGTCTTTGAGATCTTAAGGCATCTCACTGATGATTCTTAAGTCttctggggagaggaaaggacgCTTAATTTAGTTAACAGATCCACCAATAATTGATTTGTCATCTGTTCTGTACCGGGTGCCCTTCAGGGTGAGAGGGACCCCACAATGGACGAAACAAGCAGAGCATTTCCCTCATAGACCTCACAGCCTAATGAAGCAGAGGCGGGGGCCAGGCAATAAACAAAATCATTGTCATCatcctaggggaaaaaaatgcagtaaCGCGATGGTTAGAGAAAGTCTCTCAAATAACGGGCGAGCTGAGCAGAgactggaggagggaaggaggcaaatCGTTTGGCTCCCTGGGGGAAGAGAGAGCTAGGCAGAGGGAACtgttcaaaggccctgaggcagggactGTTCTGGAGGGAGCTAAAGGGATGAGGGGAACCTTTTCCTCCccttgtttcttctctctttcatctccctctcctcacctctctctctctctctctctctctctctgtcccccgtccccttccatctctctcccttGAATGCTCATCCTCTTTTTGTTCCTCTCTCACTGTCTCCCTGTCTTCCACTCTGCTGTGACTGGCCATACCCGGAAAGGCAGTATAGGGTAGTGGTTAAGAGCTCAGACCTTGGTGCCATATAACcgggctctgccacttcctggctgtgtgtccttaggcaagttacttaacctctctgtgctgctgataataatagtaacctgCATCAGGGCTGTCACGGGGATTCCATTGAGATGGCGATATgtaaaagcacttagaacaatgcctggcacacgtGAGCATCAGTAAGTGgtggtgattattattattatcacttaatgtctctttttctttcatctctcttgACTGTCACCCTCTCCCTGTCCTCTCATTTCTCTCCCTTCATTTTCTGTCCTGACATCCATCTTACCCCCTCGCTTGCCCCTTCgatctctccccttctctctcctccaactCTCTACCCCTGCCCcatgtctctcttcctctccctgtaTCTtgacctcttcctctttctcacccGCCtttgcccccccccgccccccgcaacccttctcctccacccctgccccgtTGTCACATTCCAGACTCTCGGAAGACTCCCAGTCCTCGCTTCTCTCCAAACCTGTCAGCAGCCTGTTTCAGAACTGGTCCAAAGCGCCTCTGCCGCCCCTCCCCACAGGAGGCGGGGGCTCCGCTTCGGCCGCTGCGGCCCCGGGGGCCACCTCGCCATcggccacctcctcctccacgTCCGCCCGCCACCTCCAGGGCGTGGAGTTCGAGATGCGGCCACCTTTGCTCCGCCGGGCCCCGAGCCCGTCCCTGCTGCCCGCCTCGGAGCACAAGGTCAGCCCCGCGCCCCGGCCCTCCTCCCTACCCATCCTGCCTGCCGGACCGCTCTACCCGGGCCTCTTTGACATCCGCGGCTCCCCCACCGGAGGGGCAGGAGGCTCGGCTGACCCCTTCGCCCCTGTCTTTGTGCCACCGCACCCCGGGATGTCCGGGGGTCTCGGCGGGGCCTTGTCAGGGGCCTCGCGCTCCCTCTCACCGACCCGCCTGCTCTCCCTGCCCCCGGACAAGCCGTTCAGCGCTAAACCTCTGGGGTTCTGGACCAAGTTCGACGTGGCCGATTGGCTCGAGTGGCTGGGCTTGTCTGAGCACCGAGCCCGGTTCCTGGACCACGAGATCGATGGCTCCCACCTGCCCGCCTTGACCAAGGAGGACTACGTCGATCTGGGGGTGACCAGGGTGGGCCACCGCATGAACATCGACCGGGCTCTCAAATTTTTCCTGGAGAGGTGATGGCTGGCCCGGACGGACCAGCCCGTCCACGGAACCCTTGAGCCTGCTGGCCTCTTGACCTCTGAACCCTGACCTTCATTCTCTCCCCGGGCCAGGGACTCTGCTAAAACTGCACCCTGACTCGTCTCCCAAGGCCGGAGGTCACCAGGTGGCCTGATCTGGCCAGACATTGGCACCTCACAGGAGGGGGCAGCTGACacaagactgtgtgtgtgtgtgtgaagcggGGAGTGGAGTTgggtggggggggaaggaagaaatcacagagggggatgaagaaggagggaagggtcgattctggggaggaggggacagacAGAGCCATAGAGGGTCAGCCCTGAGCCTGACCGGATGGGGGTCGTTCCCCAGGCCACAGGGGAAGGCGATGCCCTCAGATTCCACCACCTGCCACCCTCTAACAACCCTTCCCCCCTCTCCAGGCCCCTcggctctccccaccctcccctctccccagcacacACAGCAGCCCCCCGGCCTCTTGCACGCTCCTTTGCACGCCTGCtcacctctctcccctccctgggctACAATTTTGCACAACTTTGCCCCCTCACTGTCTTGCACACTGCGCCCTCGCTTCCAGCTTGCGAGGCCCTCAGCTCTCCAGCTCACGCTCAGTTTCCCTGGCACACCGTGCGTCTCTCTCCCCACGCTCCACACCCCCTGGTCTCTCACACTCTTGTTTGCACACGCTTCCTCCGGGGCGCCCTCCCTTCCACCCCTCACTCCCGAAAAATCTCTGGGCCCTTGCTGCAGACACACTTGGGACACCCTTCCCCTCACCTTCTCACAGACTGTGCGCCTCTCCCGACACTCTCACCTCCATTCTCTCGTAGCACTTTCCCCTCTTATTCTTGCACCCCCGCATTCTCACTCTAcacgcccctcccccctcccactgtTGCTTGCACCCGTGCCTCCCAGGAACCGAATCTCTCGCAAGTGCTCATGCCTCCCCGCTTTGCCGGGCTCCCGACTCCCTTGCACCTTTCTTCCCCAAATCCTTGTCCGTCTCCATCGTCAACTCTTGGGTGAACCTTCTGGCATGCTCGCTCTCGCGCACTCATCCTCCCCAGTGCTTCCACTGCTCCCTTGaagctttcttctcttccttaatGTTCTCGCCTTCCGTGGCCCTGCTTGCACACTCATTCTTGAATTTCTACTTGTTCATGTCAGCTCCTGGGTGACTTTTTCCATCTCCCCTGGGGAACTCTACTACCTCTTTCTTTTTGCACACTCATCTCATTGCACACGCGCTCTTCGGCTGTATTGTTGTTTCTTTtcctggcactttttttttttttggtcccgaAAGACCAGCTCTTCCGGTCGTTCACACTCTGCCTATTCTCTTAGCTCTTTacactctttttctccttctggcaaGAGAAGACCCTACGCACACTCACTTCTTGCCCAGTTTGCTTCCAtacttcctcctctcccttccccgggCTTGGCCCTCTCACCTCCCCTCCTCTCACTCTCCCCAGCCTTCCGGTCCATCCATTTTGCCCGAAGACACCGCTCCCTCATCTCCTAACCTTCCTGTCTCTTCAAGAAACTCCTCCCTCCAGCATGGCTGTTCCTTCCTGCACGCCTCCCCCTCCCTTTATTCCTGGGGCTTGGGAATTTTAAGCCACCCCTTCCCCTGGAACACCTCCTCCCCTACTGTGGGCAAAGGGGGGAGGGCATCGCCCTCAGGTCCCCCCACCATGTTCAGCTGCCAAAGAAGAGagctccccctccttcccccaattCCATTCCCCCTCTGCTGCCCTCTACCCCCGAGGCGGGGGCGCTCCGTCCATGGGGGGGAGAGTGCTTGCAGCCCTCTCCCCTCACCACGTCAGGGATCTGCGGGGAACCTTGTGGGAGGGtcgtgggaggggggaggggtggcgaGGAAGGGAGCGGAGGTCGCGCTGGGCCCCtacccgccccctcccccttgtcCGCAGGATGCCCCCCGTCCGCAGGGGGCCTGCGCGGCGCCCGTCTATCAAGGGCTTGTTCATTCTGGATGGGTGCCGCGGGGTTGGGGAGggtatggggggtggggaggggggaggggaggttggggtggggagggggaagggactgGATGGGGGGCAGCGCGGGGCGAAGAGACAAAGCAAAAAGAGGAACGATaacaaaggaaaatacaaaaaaaaaaaaaaaaaacctagaacacacacaaaaaaatccagaaaaaaacctgaaataaaaGCCCGAGAATTGTCTTCcaaggggggtgggaggaggaagaggaggggggcgGATGCGGACGTCTGGTTCTCGCTGGGACAAGGATCGCACGCGTTCAAAGCCCCGGCGCCCGGGTCTTCCCTCTCTCGGGCCTCAGAGTTCATCCCTCAAGGGATTGGGACCCAGGTGTCCATTTCCAGGGACTGGAGGAAGATTTGGGAGGCGGGATTATATCGTGGGGGTTCGTCCCTACCCCCCATCACCTCCCACCCCCTGACTCCCCACCAAGATTTTGCAGAGAGAAATGGCTTTTGTACCAGGTCATTCTTTATAATTAAACTCACAGTATCCACCCCCTCGAGCCGACCCCGCCTCCTTCCTGGGAAGGCAACGCCCCTTTCCTTCGGGATTCCGGGTGGGTCGCCCGAGCCCGCTGGGCGGTGCGCAGGCGCAGCCGGGGCCCGCCCCCAAAACGTCAGACTTCCTCGGTCGGCTCCGCCCCCAGAGCCTCGAGCATGCGCCGTCGGACCAGGGAGCGGCGCAGGTGCAGGCGGTAATCGCCCAGCAGCAGTTCGTCGTTGCGCACGAGAAGGTGGTGGAGCCCGCGGAGGCGGAGCCCCGAGCGCAGTAGGCGCGAGCGAGTCTGGAAGTCCGTGACCGTGATGAGCCACCTGCAAGGGGGCAAGGCCAAGAGGAGAGGGGCGGGGCGGAGACGGAAGGGGAATCGCTGGCCTTGATTGTCCCAGAGTCCCTGCCTGGTCCCTGTTCGTTTACCAACTCCAGTCCCTCAACCCGTCACTACATCCCTAAACTCTCCAACCCTGCACTCTCGCCGAGGTCAATCTGTACTTCTACCCTCACCTGGGTCAGTCTAGGTCCCGTCTTCTCTCTCAGCCTGGCTCTGTCGAGGCTCCATCTTTTTAAACCGCCGCTCCAGGGCCCTATCCTCATCCAGCAACTCCAGGTCCCGCCCCCTCAGTGTGGCTTTCAGGCCCGGCCCCGCGCCCAACTAGACCTCCAGGCCCACCGATCACTCTGGCCCCGCGCCTGCAAAGTGCTCAGTCCCGGCTACGCTCCCGCTCAGAGCTGTTTCCCATGCTCCGACCACACACCTCGGTCTTGCGCATCCCCGTCACCACCTGGGTCACTGAAAGTCCGGTTCCTCACTCCAAATCCCACCTTCTTTTCCGATctcacctgcccctgccccttcaCTGCGCCCACTCTCGCCTTAGCCCCTTCTCGGCTCTCACTCTCTGCGGGGTCTGGATCCTTATACCAACCACGCCATTCTCCGGGCGctcctggccccgccccctcacTGCCCTCACTTCTCCGCCCCGCCCCTCACGGAGCTTACTGTTGGCCCACATCTCCTATTAGCTCCCGGCCACTCAGAgcctccgccccgccccgccccacctctCACTGCCTTCACTCCCCTCCCGGCTCCCCCATCGCGTTCACCGCGGTCCTGCCAGTTGCGGTCCTGCCCCTCCCGGCCGCTCCAGGCCCTGCCCCCGCCAAGGACTCACCGGTCCCGGCGCCCAGCAGTCCCACAGATGACGTTCACGTTCTCAAAGCGGATGCTCCTCACACGCCCGCTCTCCATGGCCCCGGGTAACTCGGCCTCCAGCGCCTCCAGCACCTCCAGGTGGGTAAGGTCCTCTTCGGGCTGGGGATGTCGGAGAGAGAACCTCCGTCAGTGACACTCGGAGTTCAGTCCGGGTGCAGAAGTCCCCACCCGAGACCCCACCTGCAGAACCTGCCAGAGCGGGGAGGATAGGAATCTTTCAGGTAGCAAGGCATCTACTGCCATTCAAGGTCATTCtccaaaaaaaaagccagttcTCACCAAACCGATTTGCCAAAAGTCAATGAAGAGCTGACTGAACGATTCACCGATTTGGCCAACTTTGCCAATCTACTGAAAACCTTTCCAGCAACCTGCGTTGGATGGCGAGACTCGGGCAGCCCTTGAAGATTTCCGCAAGGATCTAAGccgtaattttttccttttttagtcaTATTAGCATTTTAAGAACTATTCAGTTCTCAAAAAATAAGGCTCGTAGGAGGATATGACATCTTGTCAATCTATTTTGCATTCAGAAACATATATTGATCATTAACCACGTCTTCAGTCTGAGATTACCGTGTCGAAGGCGATACCCTATGTCATGACATATAAAATTGCTGCGAAACCACAGTGAAATCATGAAATTGGTCACCTCCAGGAAGGCAAGCCTTGGATGTGTAtgttgggtgtgtatgtgtgtgtgtgtgtgtgtgtgtgtgtgtctcatgtTCAAAAACACAAAGAAGCGGAGCAATAGGGTGGGGATTCGTCCCATAAACAAGAACAGCGATCCCTGCTGTTCTTGTTGGAGGTCGAGTCACACAGATGAGCTGAGGGAACACTTCCGAGGCTTCTGCCTGGCGAGCCTTGTTTAATTCTCAAATGGGTGAGACCTTAGTAGATACCTCCTCTGAGGCAGGAATGCCCAAAGGATCCGTACACTGAATAACCATGTCACTGAATCTGTCAAAAAACGGGCTTTGTGAAATGAATTTTTGCGATATCTGTAAATTTTACAGAATTTCATAATAGGTGGATTAGCAGGACTCCCTCTGTCCTCAGTgtcccctctctctgcctctcggGCTCCCCTCTGGGATCAGCAGTGATAAATTTGATGATGAACCCTTTGACAAATTTACTATCAATTTTCAGCCACTTATCCTGGTGCCAAGCCCACAGCTGATGAGCTGCAGAGCCTGGATTCAACCCCTGTCCACCTCACTTCTGAGCCTGTGTCCTtcccaccatgccaccagggaccTGGgatcatgggggtgggggggacactcACTGAGGTCTCCATGCACAGACAGAGGGGCTGGGCAGCAGGTGGCATGGGGAACTTGCGGATGCACGGGAGCTCTCGGTCCAGCGCCTCGTATTCTGCAATGACCTGGCGCAGATACTGCTTCCTGGGAAGACAGCCAGCGGACAGGGACCTCCCAAAGTTAGGGGTCCAAGCCACCGCACTCAGAGGATCTCAGATCAGAAATCATGGGGCCAGGGACCACTCACGAGGATTTGACAGGTCTGCCCAGGCTCCGAGCCTGCGTCTCCTCTAGGGTCTCTAGGTCCACAAGAAGTGCTCCTGCGGATGGAAAACCCAGTATCAGCTGCCTTGAGCACTCCTCGCACGTCATTCCACTTGAATAGCATCACCAAATGACTGTCCGTGCCACCCCCAGGATAGCTCTTATGCCAGTTGTTAAGCTGTTGTCTCTCAGCCCCAAAGGACTCTACCAACCCCATTTCCACTCGGACAGTTGGGGTCCTGTTAGGCTCTGCCTAAAGGGGGTGCTAGCGGGAGACCGCAAgccaggaggaaagggaagggacgTGCTCCTTTTTGCTTCCTGTTTCCAATCACCCCATCTTAGCTTCTTCACTGCAGCAGCATTTGAATCTAGTTATATGGTTTTTCCAACACTCTCAGAACTGGCCTCTTGATTGGAACTTGATTCATAACAGCTCTCAAATCTGGACTCTTCTACACAACCCCTCCATCGACATCGGTCTCTTCTATGGCCAACTGCTAGTTGTCCCACATAATCCATTTCCCCTTCCTCTACAATCCTAAAGTTTTATCCAGCTGGAAACAAcagttcccagcctcccttgcagctaggtgtggccaCATGACCAAGTTCTCGCCAACACTGTTAGCAGAAGTGAGGGGTGCAACTTTGGAGTCATTTGCTTAAGAGAAATTTTCTTGGCTTGGACTCAGTGCCCCTTCCCTTGGACCGGAATGTGGATGTAGCAATAAGCCAACTTTATTCTTGCTAGAGATGATGGAGCGCCATGGGTCCCTATATTCTCGAGGGGCTGAGACATCCCACCCATCCAGACCACCTTCCTCCTCTTACACGAGAGAGAAACCAACTGTTTTCTTAACGCCATTGAGTTTGAGGgtctctttgttacagcagctgaaaAAATGCAGAAAGCAACCCCTGACAGCCAGGAGCTGGCCTGGCACTCCCAGAGGGACCCTGGTGACCTCCCTTTGGACATAAGGAATTTCACAGAATTCCAACAGCAGCCAAGGTCACTCTGTGACCATGATGGGCCAAGATAAAAAGAAGACCCCTCTGGAGTCATGTCTCAACACAGCACAACCTCGACGCTGCCCAAACCACAAAACAGACCAAATATTCCCCTCTGGGCTCAGAGCTGATGCTGCTTTTTTCCCAACCAGTGTTAGTGCCATTCTGATGGCTCTCATGTCATGGACTTGCCTCTGCTTCCTGCCAGCATGTGATCCAGAGCAAAGCCTGCTTTCCAGATTCCTCCCCAAGTCACCTAACTCAGC
It includes:
- the C20H19orf81 gene encoding putative uncharacterized protein C19orf81 homolog; its protein translation is MPQNVTMTDSRLTEMSGESEDKGALLVDLETLEETQARSLGRPVKSSKQYLRQVIAEYEALDRELPCIRKFPMPPAAQPLCLCMETSPEEDLTHLEVLEALEAELPGAMESGRVRSIRFENVNVICGTAGRRDRWLITVTDFQTRSRLLRSGLRLRGLHHLLVRNDELLLGDYRLHLRRSLVRRRMLEALGAEPTEEV